GACCGCTGCGGCTGGTCCGCCGACTACACCAGCCGGTCCGCCGCCCAGCTCGCCGCCCGTACCCACCGCTGCAAGGTCCGTTAGGAGATCGCCGCCATGGAAGTTCCCCTCTGGCTCGCCCTGCTCGTCGTCGGCTGGCTCGGCGTCAAGCTGTTCCGCCCGCCCGGGTGGCTGATCGCCGTGCTCCTGCTGGGCGGATTCCTCCTCGCCGACAGCGTCCTTGCGCCCGTCGTCAACGACTTCGTCAAGTAGCTCGCCACGAAAGGAAGTTCACGCATGCTTCGGCCGAAGATCCCGACCAATCCCGCACCGACCGGCCGAGTGACGCCGTCCACGGTCGTCACGCCGACCGCAATCGTTCCGGGGACCCGCACCCCGCCGACCGTGCCGAGCACTCCGGCACCCTCGCGACCCGCGGTCCCGCTCACGCCCGGCACCGTGCTCGCCCTCGTCGGCGGTGGCACCGCCGCGCTCCTGGTCGTCGGCGCCGTTCTCGTCTCCATGCTCCTGGCGGTCGCCGTCACCGGGGCCTCGGTAGCCCTCTGCGCCGTCGTCCTGCGCTCCCTCCTCGCCTCCGAGGGCAAGCGGCGCTGACCGGTACCCGGGCGGCTCCGATACCGCCAAGCATCCGCCGCCCGGGTCCCGTCCCTGCCCGATCCACTGAACCGGAAGGAAGTCCCAGCATGCCGCAGCGCCCCTGCCCGGCGCCCCGCGTCTGCTCGAACCTTGACCTCTTCGTCGCCGGGACGTCCGGCGGCCACCCCTGCACCGTCACGGGCTGCTCAGCAGCCGCGATACGAGGCCACGGGGAGGGCACGCATGTCTGACGTGCTCGACCCGATCACCCTCGGCGACCTGCTGAGGGTGGCTTCGGCCCCCGACTACTTCCGCTGGGAAGAGCAGATCCGCCGTACCGGCGGCTGCGCCGACCCGATCCACCTCACTGGCTGGGTCCTGCACAAGGACAGGATGACCGGCGAGACCCTGCACCACTACTCGACGGCAACCGAACCGGGCGGACGGCTCCGCCTCGCCTGCGGCAACCGTCGCGCTTCCCGGTGCCCGGCCTGCGCCTGGACGTACGCGGGAGACACGTACCACCTCATCCGCGCGGGCCTGGCGGGGGACGACCGCCGGGACATCCCGGGTACCGTCCGCGATCATCCCCGTGTCTTCGCCACGTTCACCGCGCCGTCCTTCGGACCGGTGCACAACCGCCCCGATCACGGCGTGTGCCGCTGCGGTGTCCTCCACGCCCCGGATGCTGCCGAACTGGGCACGGCCCTCGACCCCGGAACGTATGACTACGCCGCCGCTGTCCTCTTCAACAACCACGCCGGACAGCTCTGGCAGCGCTTCACCAACCGGCTCCGCCGCGAGATCGCTGCCCGCGCCAGCCTCAGCCAACGCGAACTCGGCGAGGTCTGCCGGGTCTCCTACGGCAAGGTCGCGGAGTTCCAGAAGCGCGGCGCCATCCACTTTCACGCGGTGCTCCGGGTCGACGGCCCCGACGGACCGGACACCGCCCCGCCCTCCTGGGCCACGGTGACGCTCCTCGCCGACGCCATACGCGCCGCTGCCGCGCACTCCTACACCTCGGTCTCGGTACCGGCGGCCGACGGTCAGCCCGCCCGTACCTTCCGCTGGGGCCGACAACTCGACGTACGGCCGGTCAAAGCCTTCGGGGACGGCTCCGACATCACGGAACAGGCCGTCGCCTCGTACGTCGCCAAGTACGCCACCAAAGCCGCCGAGAGCACCGGCACCCCGGACCGCCGTATCGGTGAACTCTCCGAACTCGACCGCCACCAGGTCCCCGACCACACCCGGCGGCTCATCGAAGCCTGCAAGCTGCTCGACCCGCTGTACCCGGACCGGCGTCTGTGGGCCTGGGCGCACATGCTCGGCTTCCGCGGCCACTTCTCCTCCAAGTCGCGCCGCTACTCCACCACCCTCGGGGCCCTGCGGCAGGCACGCGCCGACTACCGCGCCGCTGAGGAGCAGGCGGCCCTCGGCCGTGAGGCGCCGACGCCGGACACCGTTCTCGTGCTGGCCGACTGGCAGTACGGCGGCCACGGCCACACCCCCGGTGAATCCGCCCTCGCCGCCACCATCCATCGCGACCTGCAACGCAACCGCGAGACAGCCCGTGAAGTGCTGCGCGCCGAAGGGAGCACAGCATGACCACCGCCATCCGTTCGCGCAGCATGCTCACCCTCGCCGAGGTGTGCGACGAGCTGGGCATCTCGCGTTCCACCTTCTACGACTGGCGTGCCAAGCGGCGCGCGCCCCGCTGCATCAAGCTCCCGAACGGAGATTTGAGGATCCGTCGGACCGAACTCGACCACTGGCTTGACGAGCGGGAGGACGCGGCCTGATGGAGACGACGTACGACGTCAAGGTCTACAACATCCTCACGTACAAGGGCTCCAGGAAGACCACCTACACGGTGCGCTGGGTGGTGGCAGGCAAGCGCTGGCGCGAGCCGTTCGACAAGAAGGCACTTGCCGAGGGGTTCCGCTCCGGACTGATCCAGGCCACGGGCAAGGGGGAGGCGTTCGTCATCGCGACGGGGCTTCCCGTCTCCCACCGGTCCAAGGCGGCCGACGTGACTTGGTACGCGTTCGCCCTTGAGTATGTGGATGCCCGCTGGCCTCAGCTCAGCGGCAACAGCCGGAAGAACATCGCCAAGACGCTCACCACGACCACCCTGGCGCTGCTGCGCGCACGGCCTACGCAGTTCGATCCGGTGGCTGTGCGGACGGCCCTCCGAGAGTGGGCGTTCAACGCGAACCGCCGAGCGGAGGCGCCACGGGACGTCGTGACGATCCTCCGATGGATCGAGCGGAACTCCCTGCCGGTCGCGGCCTGGGAGGATCCCGCAAAGGCTGACGCCGTCCTTCAGGCCCTTGACACCCGGCTCGACGGCAAGCAGGCGGCGGCCTGGTCGCGCAAGCGGCACCGCAGGATCCTCAACGTCGTCATGAAGTACGCGATCAGGCGTGGCGTCCTCCGGGACAACCCTCTTCCCAAGGGGAAGGACGCGACGGCGGTCACCCGAACGAGTAATGCCGTGGACAAGCGTTGCCTCCTCAACGCCGATCAAGCGGCGGCACTCCTCGGGCACATCCGGAAGCGCTCCCGGGGCGGCAAACGGCTGCACGCGTTCTTCGCGACCCTGTACTACTGCGGGCCCCGCCCGGAAGAGGCTGTGGCCATGCGCGTGGCGGATGTGAGGCTGCCGGATTCCGATGCCGCCGATCAGTGGTGCGAACTGGTGATCCACACCGCGACTCCGGAAGTCGGCAAGCAGTGGACCGACACGGGGGAGATACACGAGCGGCGCGACCTCAAGGGCCGTGCCGAAGGGGACACGCGGACGGTGCCGGGACACCCCGCCCTGACCCGCATCCTGAGGCAGCACATCGAGGACGAGCAACTGAAGCCCGGTGATCTCCTCTTCCCGGGCGAGAACGGCGGCATCCTCGCCGGATCCGTCATCCGTCGCGCCTGGCGCGGCGCTCGGCAAGCCGTACTGCCGCCGCACGTCTTCGACTCACCTACCGGACGGCGGGTCTACGACAACCGGCATACGCGGCTCACCAAATGGCTCAACGACGGCATTCCGCCCGCCCAGGTCGCGGAGTGGGCGGGCAACAGCGTGCCCGTGCTGCTCGCCACCTATGCCCGGTGTGTCGACGGGCAGCTTCCTGACCTGAAACGGCGGCTCGAAGCCGCCGGCGATCTGCCGGAGCCTGCCGAGGAACAGCGCGCCGACTCGCTCGGCGCCACCCGGATATCGCCCTGAGGGACGCCGAAAACTTCGACACGTATTCGACACAGCGACCCGCAGAAACCCGGTGACAGCCGCACATCCCCGGATTCCCGCCCCCTCCGAGGGGAGGGGATCCGGGGTTTTCCGTTGGGTGCTCGTATGGCCTCTGAGCAGCAAAAACGCCCTCCCGAGGGAGGGCGGGGAGTGGGCGCCCCCGGCAGGACTCGAACCTGCGGCCAAGCGCTTAGAAGGCGCCTGCTCTATCCACTGAGCTACGGGGGCCGGGTGTGGTGGCCTCTGTCGTGGTGCCCGGGTGTGGGCTGATCCGTGACGTTGCCGGGGACAAGGATAGGGCTCCCGAGTCCTTGTCCCTGTTGCTTCGCCTCCGTGGCTCAATGTGGAGGTTCAGTGAAGCGGTCCTGATAATCGCAGGCAGGTACGAATCGTGCACCTCTTTTGCGGCCTCGGGCCCCGGGTGTTGTGCACTCGTTATGCCTGCGCCCCTCTCGTCCCCTCCGTCCCGTGTGTCCTGTCGGCGCGCAGGCGTGCTTATATGCTTCAGAAAGTCCACAAAATTGGGCATTCTTCGCATGTGGTGACCTTGGACGTACGGCCTCAGCTGCTCGACGCGCTCTCCGCCCTGCGCGACCGTGTCGCCGCCGCGCGCTTCCCGCTGCCCCTGGCAGGGGCCCCGCGCGCGCGTGCCAACCGCGACGAACTGCTCGCGCAACTCGACGACTACTTGGTGCCCCGGCTGCGACAACCCGAAGCGCCGCTGCTCGCGGTGGTCGGCGGGTCCACCGGAGCCGGCAAGTCCACTCTCGTCAACTCGCTGGTCGGACGGAAGGTCAGCGAGGCCGGTGTGCTGCGTCCGACGACCCGGACGCCGGTACTGATCTGCCATCCCGAGGACCACCACTGGTTCAGCGGCATGCGGGTCCTGCCCAACCTCACACGCGTGTGGGTGCCGCCGCACGAGCCCGGCCAGGACCCGGGGGACGAGTCGTTCCCACCGGACGGCGACGGTGGCGGCGGCAGGAACGGCGAGCGGTTCCTGCGCATCGAGACCGCCGACAGCCTCCCGCCCGGTCTCGCCCTCCTCGACGCGCCCGACATCGACTCCCTGGACGCCGACAACCGCGTACTCGCCGCCGAACTCATCTGCGCCGCCGACATCTGGGTGATGGTCACCACGGCTTCCCGCTACGCCGACGCCGTGCCGTGGCATCTGCTGCGGTCGGCGAAGGAACACCGGGCGACCCTGGTCACCGTGCTCGACCGGGTGCCCCACCAGGTCGTCTCCGAGGTCTCCCGGCAGTACGGCGCGCTGCTGACGAAGGCCGGACTCGGCGACGTACCCCGCTTCACCGTGCCCGAACTCCCTGAGTCCGCCTGGGGCGGCGGGCTGCTGCCGGGCACCGCCGTCGCACCGCTGCGGACCTGGCTCATCCAGCAGGCGACCGATCCGGGAGCCCGCCACCAGGCCATGGCCCGCACCGCACACGGGGTCCTCGACTCGCTGCGGTCCCGGATGCCCGAGCTGGCGAGCGCGGCGGCCCAGCAGTACTCCGCCGCCCTCCGGCTCACCGCCGCCGTCGACTCGGCGTACGACAGCGAGCACGCGCGCGTGAAGGGGCGTCTGCAGGCCGGGGCCGTACTCGCGGGTGACGCCCTCAAACGGTGGCGCAGTTACCCCCTCGACTGCACCGCCGGCGAACTGCTCGACGCCCTCGTCGAGAGCCTCGGCACCCTGCTGCTGTGCGCGGTCACCGCCGCCGACGAGCGCATCGGCGAGGCCTGGAGCCGGGAACCGGCCGCCGTGGAAGCCGGACTGACGGAACGTGACACCACCGGGGAGAGCGTCGAACACCGGATCGGGATCACCGTACGGCGCTGGCGACGGGTCCTGGAGGAGTACGCCGAGGAGGAGGTGCGCGACCTCGATCGGAGCGTTGCTCCGGACGTCGAGGTGGTGGCCGCCCTGGGCGCCACGGCCCTGCTGGGCGGCCGTCGGGCCCGGTCCGCCGGGGAGGGGCTCGCGGAACGGATCGGCGCGCACGGCGCGCTGCGGCTGCGCGACCGCGGCGGACGGCTGCTCACCGACTATCTCGAACGGGCCCTCGACACCGAGCGGGACCGCCGGCTCGCACCGCTCGACGCCCTCGACGTACACCCCGAACCGCAGGCCCAGCTCATCGCCGCCCTGTCCGTACTGCAGAAGGAGAGGTGACCGCCGTGACCGCCGTCACTGATCACACGGATCAGACCGGGGACGACGTCCCCGAGAAGGGTGACGACAGGCCGGCCCGTCAGGAGCCCGGCAAGGAGTTCGACGAGAAGCTCCACGAGAAGTTCCACGAGAAGTTCGGCAACGACGTCGGCGCGGCGTTCGGCAAGAAGGTCGGCAAGATGGTCGATGAGAAGGGCGAGGGCCGCGCCAACGGCCTCGCCGCCGGGGCCGGGCGTACCGAGAGGTCCGAGGAACGGGGGGCGATCGGAGGGCGGGACAGGACGACCGCCGGTCCGCCGGTCCGCCCGAGCCGTGAGCCGCGTCCTGGGGGCGTCGAGAACGACGTCCACGCGCGCGTGGACGACCGTTCCGGCGGCAGCGTGTCCCGCCATGAGTTCCGTGGCGCGTCGGGCGGTGAGTCCCGTGGGACGTCCGGTGACGGGGCCGCCGGGCCGGACTCGGACGCGTCCGTGCGTACGAAGGCGGAGGTGTCCGCGCGTACGGAATCGGGCGCCTACGCGCGTACGGAATCGGGCGCCGCGCGTACGGAGTCCGGTGACCCCTGGGACGACGGGCTCATCGCCCGGCGTGCCAACGAGACGGGGCACGCCGAACGGGTGCCGACCGTGGAGACCAGGACGCCGGCCGCGCAGTCGGTCGTCCCGCTCGCTTACGACGGGCAACTGCGGTCGCGCCTCGACGCGCTGCGGGAACTGGTGGGACTGTCGCGCACCCGGCTGGACAGCACGACCCTCGCGGAGGCGGGGCGCGTGCTGGACGAGGCGGCGGCGCGGCGCAGGCTCTCCGGGCAGCACACGGTCGTGGCCATCGCGGGCGCCACCGGCAGCGGCAAGTCGACACTGTTCAACGCGCTCGCGGGCGTGGCGATCTCGGAGACGGGCGTACGCCGGCCCACCACGGCCGCGCCCATCGCGTGCAGTTGGAGCGACGGCGCGGCGAGCCTCATCGACCGGCTGGGGATTCCGGGAAGGCTGCGGCGGCGGCCGTTGCAGAGCGCGGAGGCGGAGGCGCAGTTGCGCGGCCTCGTCCTGGTGGATCTGCCCGACCACGACTCGGCGGCGGTGCAGCACCGCGAACAGGTCGACCGGATCCTGGCGCTGGTGGACGCGGTCATCTGGGTCGTCGACCCGGAGAAGTACGCCGACGCGGTCCTCCACGAACGCTATCTGCGGCCCCTGGCCGGT
The DNA window shown above is from Streptomyces akebiae and carries:
- a CDS encoding helix-turn-helix transcriptional regulator; its protein translation is MTTAIRSRSMLTLAEVCDELGISRSTFYDWRAKRRAPRCIKLPNGDLRIRRTELDHWLDEREDAA
- a CDS encoding YfjP family GTPase, coding for MTAVTAVTDHTDQTGDDVPEKGDDRPARQEPGKEFDEKLHEKFHEKFGNDVGAAFGKKVGKMVDEKGEGRANGLAAGAGRTERSEERGAIGGRDRTTAGPPVRPSREPRPGGVENDVHARVDDRSGGSVSRHEFRGASGGESRGTSGDGAAGPDSDASVRTKAEVSARTESGAYARTESGAARTESGDPWDDGLIARRANETGHAERVPTVETRTPAAQSVVPLAYDGQLRSRLDALRELVGLSRTRLDSTTLAEAGRVLDEAAARRRLSGQHTVVAIAGATGSGKSTLFNALAGVAISETGVRRPTTAAPIACSWSDGAASLIDRLGIPGRLRRRPLQSAEAEAQLRGLVLVDLPDHDSAAVQHREQVDRILALVDAVIWVVDPEKYADAVLHERYLRPLAGHAEVMFVVLNQVDRLPGEAAHQVLDDLRRLLDEDGVALGEHGEPGATVLALSALTGDGVGELRDALEQFVAERGAPARRVRADLDVAAARLWPVYANQRRAGLSERARDEFAARLADAVGATAAGEAAERAWLRNANRACGTPWLRLWRWYQDRSEPPTGRLALTAPVDEEATARQRVEQAVRTLSERAARGLPLPWAQAVREAAVRGARGLPEALDELAVRAGAPAGRPPRPGWWPAAVLAQACMTLVQVVGGLWLLGQIIGFMAPNLGVPVLLMVIGIVGGPAVEWGCRLAARGPARRYGHEAERRLREAAAGCGRARVLEPVAAELLRYREVREQYGRVLGAAPVR
- a CDS encoding SpdD-like protein codes for the protein MLRPKIPTNPAPTGRVTPSTVVTPTAIVPGTRTPPTVPSTPAPSRPAVPLTPGTVLALVGGGTAALLVVGAVLVSMLLAVAVTGASVALCAVVLRSLLASEGKRR
- a CDS encoding tyrosine-type recombinase/integrase, with the protein product METTYDVKVYNILTYKGSRKTTYTVRWVVAGKRWREPFDKKALAEGFRSGLIQATGKGEAFVIATGLPVSHRSKAADVTWYAFALEYVDARWPQLSGNSRKNIAKTLTTTTLALLRARPTQFDPVAVRTALREWAFNANRRAEAPRDVVTILRWIERNSLPVAAWEDPAKADAVLQALDTRLDGKQAAAWSRKRHRRILNVVMKYAIRRGVLRDNPLPKGKDATAVTRTSNAVDKRCLLNADQAAALLGHIRKRSRGGKRLHAFFATLYYCGPRPEEAVAMRVADVRLPDSDAADQWCELVIHTATPEVGKQWTDTGEIHERRDLKGRAEGDTRTVPGHPALTRILRQHIEDEQLKPGDLLFPGENGGILAGSVIRRAWRGARQAVLPPHVFDSPTGRRVYDNRHTRLTKWLNDGIPPAQVAEWAGNSVPVLLATYARCVDGQLPDLKRRLEAAGDLPEPAEEQRADSLGATRISP
- the repSA gene encoding replication initiator protein RepSA produces the protein MSDVLDPITLGDLLRVASAPDYFRWEEQIRRTGGCADPIHLTGWVLHKDRMTGETLHHYSTATEPGGRLRLACGNRRASRCPACAWTYAGDTYHLIRAGLAGDDRRDIPGTVRDHPRVFATFTAPSFGPVHNRPDHGVCRCGVLHAPDAAELGTALDPGTYDYAAAVLFNNHAGQLWQRFTNRLRREIAARASLSQRELGEVCRVSYGKVAEFQKRGAIHFHAVLRVDGPDGPDTAPPSWATVTLLADAIRAAAAHSYTSVSVPAADGQPARTFRWGRQLDVRPVKAFGDGSDITEQAVASYVAKYATKAAESTGTPDRRIGELSELDRHQVPDHTRRLIEACKLLDPLYPDRRLWAWAHMLGFRGHFSSKSRRYSTTLGALRQARADYRAAEEQAALGREAPTPDTVLVLADWQYGGHGHTPGESALAATIHRDLQRNRETAREVLRAEGSTA
- a CDS encoding dynamin family protein; its protein translation is MLQKVHKIGHSSHVVTLDVRPQLLDALSALRDRVAAARFPLPLAGAPRARANRDELLAQLDDYLVPRLRQPEAPLLAVVGGSTGAGKSTLVNSLVGRKVSEAGVLRPTTRTPVLICHPEDHHWFSGMRVLPNLTRVWVPPHEPGQDPGDESFPPDGDGGGGRNGERFLRIETADSLPPGLALLDAPDIDSLDADNRVLAAELICAADIWVMVTTASRYADAVPWHLLRSAKEHRATLVTVLDRVPHQVVSEVSRQYGALLTKAGLGDVPRFTVPELPESAWGGGLLPGTAVAPLRTWLIQQATDPGARHQAMARTAHGVLDSLRSRMPELASAAAQQYSAALRLTAAVDSAYDSEHARVKGRLQAGAVLAGDALKRWRSYPLDCTAGELLDALVESLGTLLLCAVTAADERIGEAWSREPAAVEAGLTERDTTGESVEHRIGITVRRWRRVLEEYAEEEVRDLDRSVAPDVEVVAALGATALLGGRRARSAGEGLAERIGAHGALRLRDRGGRLLTDYLERALDTERDRRLAPLDALDVHPEPQAQLIAALSVLQKER